Proteins encoded together in one Marinithermus hydrothermalis DSM 14884 window:
- the ruvC gene encoding crossover junction endodeoxyribonuclease RuvC yields the protein MIVLGVDPGITNMGLGVVEGDGPKARFLHGELVRTRHGEPAPKRVGRIYRAVRGVLEAYRPEAVAVEGQYFYRQNELAYRVGWAMGAVLVAADEAGLPVFAYGPMQVKQALVGTGRADKAQVAYMVRAILNLREAPKVSHVADALAIALTHLAHLRTGATSSM from the coding sequence ATGATCGTTCTTGGTGTGGACCCCGGGATCACGAACATGGGCCTGGGGGTCGTGGAGGGAGACGGTCCCAAGGCGCGCTTTTTGCACGGCGAGCTGGTGCGGACGCGCCACGGGGAGCCGGCCCCTAAACGGGTGGGGCGCATCTACCGCGCCGTGCGGGGGGTGCTCGAGGCGTACCGGCCGGAGGCCGTGGCGGTGGAGGGGCAGTACTTCTACCGCCAGAACGAGCTGGCGTACCGCGTGGGGTGGGCGATGGGGGCGGTGCTCGTGGCCGCGGACGAGGCGGGACTTCCCGTGTTCGCGTACGGCCCCATGCAGGTCAAGCAGGCCCTCGTGGGAACCGGACGCGCCGATAAGGCGCAGGTCGCGTACATGGTGCGGGCCATCCTGAACCTCCGGGAGGCCCCCAAGGTCAGCCACGTGGCTGACGCGCTCGCCATCGCCCTGACGCACCTCGCGCACCTCAGGACCGGCGC
- a CDS encoding YebC/PmpR family DNA-binding transcriptional regulator produces MAGHSKWAQIKRKKAANDAKRGKMITKHLRAIQAAARAGGSPDPAANVQLRNAIEAARRDDVPQDNIDRLLAKLRGEGEGATQYEEIVYEGYAPGGVALLVYALTDNRNRTAGEVRHVFTKHGGSLGASGAVAWQFERRGLIVLKDTSDAAQEAAIELGAVDLLESEGVLEVYTEPTEVYAVAKGLEERGFRAESVEITMLPQNTVRLSDEEAQKVLRMIDALEDLDDVQNVYSNLDLEGVSVEA; encoded by the coding sequence ATGGCCGGTCACAGTAAATGGGCACAGATCAAACGCAAGAAGGCAGCCAACGACGCCAAGCGCGGCAAAATGATCACCAAGCACCTGCGGGCCATCCAGGCCGCGGCCCGCGCGGGCGGCTCCCCCGACCCCGCCGCCAACGTGCAGCTCAGAAACGCCATCGAGGCCGCCCGTCGTGACGACGTTCCCCAGGACAACATCGACCGCCTGCTCGCCAAGCTGCGCGGCGAAGGGGAAGGCGCCACCCAGTACGAAGAGATCGTGTACGAAGGGTACGCCCCCGGCGGTGTCGCCCTCTTGGTGTACGCCCTCACCGATAACCGCAACCGCACCGCAGGCGAGGTGCGCCACGTCTTCACCAAGCACGGCGGGTCGCTCGGCGCAAGCGGCGCGGTCGCCTGGCAGTTCGAACGCCGCGGCCTAATCGTGCTCAAAGACACCAGCGACGCCGCGCAGGAAGCAGCCATCGAGCTCGGCGCGGTGGACCTCCTGGAGTCGGAAGGGGTCCTCGAGGTCTACACCGAACCGACCGAGGTCTACGCGGTCGCGAAGGGCCTCGAGGAACGCGGGTTCCGCGCCGAGTCGGTGGAGATCACCATGCTGCCGCAGAACACCGTGCGCCTCTCTGATGAAGAGGCCCAAAAGGTGCTGCGCATGATCGACGCGCTCGAGGACCTGGACGACGTACAGAACGTGTACAGCAACCTGGACCTCGAGGGCGTGAGCGTCGAGGCGTAA
- the tdh gene encoding L-threonine 3-dehydrogenase, with protein MRALFKDAPRPGLQLKEVEPPTPGPGEILVRVEAASICGTDLHIYNWDNWAASRMRPPLVIGHEFSGVVEAVGPGVTHPRVGDHVSLESHVVCHNCAACRTGNYHVCLNTQILGVDRDGGFAEYVVVPAENAWVNPPDLPFEVAAILEPFGNAVHTVYAGSGVSGRSVLITGCGPIGLMAVAIARASGAGPIIATDVNPYRLAFAERLGADRVVNVLEEDPVRVVKDLTGGNGVEVLLEFSGNEKAIHQGLQALMAGGEARILGIPSDPIAFDLAGELVMRGITAYGIAGRRLWQTWMQGTALVYSERVDLKPLLTHTYPIARFEEAFARLQQGQAVKVVLYPREA; from the coding sequence ATGCGTGCACTGTTTAAGGACGCTCCTCGACCGGGTTTGCAGCTTAAGGAAGTGGAGCCGCCCACGCCCGGGCCTGGCGAGATCCTGGTTCGGGTCGAGGCAGCCTCCATCTGCGGCACGGACCTGCACATCTACAACTGGGACAACTGGGCCGCGTCTCGCATGCGCCCCCCCCTAGTGATCGGGCACGAGTTCTCCGGGGTGGTGGAGGCCGTGGGGCCGGGGGTGACCCACCCCAGGGTGGGGGATCACGTGAGCCTCGAGAGTCACGTGGTCTGCCATAACTGCGCGGCCTGCCGGACCGGGAACTACCACGTCTGCCTCAACACCCAGATCCTTGGCGTGGACCGTGACGGTGGGTTCGCGGAGTACGTGGTCGTGCCCGCGGAGAACGCCTGGGTCAACCCTCCTGACCTGCCGTTTGAGGTAGCTGCGATCCTGGAGCCTTTTGGCAACGCGGTGCACACCGTGTACGCCGGGAGCGGGGTTTCGGGGAGGAGCGTGCTGATCACGGGATGTGGACCGATCGGCTTGATGGCCGTGGCGATCGCGCGGGCCTCGGGGGCCGGGCCCATCATCGCGACGGACGTGAACCCCTACCGCCTGGCCTTCGCGGAGCGGCTGGGCGCGGACCGGGTGGTGAACGTCCTGGAGGAGGATCCCGTGCGGGTGGTGAAGGACCTCACCGGCGGCAACGGCGTCGAGGTGCTCTTGGAGTTCTCCGGGAACGAGAAGGCGATCCACCAGGGGCTGCAGGCCCTCATGGCCGGCGGGGAAGCCCGCATTCTGGGGATTCCGTCCGACCCCATCGCGTTCGACCTGGCCGGTGAGCTTGTGATGCGCGGCATCACCGCGTACGGCATCGCGGGGCGCCGGTTGTGGCAGACCTGGATGCAGGGCACGGCCCTGGTCTACTCGGAACGGGTGGATCTGAAGCCGCTCCTCACCCACACCTACCCGATCGCGCGTTTTGAGGAGGCTTTTGCGCGGTTGCAGCAGGGCCAGGCGGTCAAGGTCGTGCTCTACCCTCGGGAAGCCTAG
- the mtnA gene encoding S-methyl-5-thioribose-1-phosphate isomerase — protein MERVLPFRFDEAEATFWLLDQRKLPFEEVWVPVKTAREAAEAIRAMVVRGAPAIGVTAAYGMVLAHLAGEALAEADARLRESRPTAVNLFYALDRMRPAWGSLEQALETARAIWREVEETERAISRNGAALLRGQVLTHCNTGPLATGGYGTALGAIIEAWRQGRITHVWVDETRPYLQGARLTAWELQKAGVPATLITDNTAAYLMQQGEVDAVIVGTDRMAMNGDFANKIGTYGLAVLARHHGIPFYPALPLSSVDPALKTGADIPIEERSPEEVTTVRGVPIAPEGFPARHPAFDVTPHALITGIVTEKGVLYPPFDEALGRALGLD, from the coding sequence GTGGAACGCGTGCTGCCCTTTCGTTTCGACGAGGCCGAGGCGACGTTTTGGCTTTTGGATCAGCGCAAGCTGCCCTTCGAGGAGGTCTGGGTCCCCGTAAAGACCGCCCGCGAGGCCGCGGAAGCGATCCGCGCCATGGTGGTGCGGGGCGCGCCGGCCATCGGCGTGACCGCAGCTTACGGCATGGTGCTCGCGCACCTCGCGGGGGAGGCGCTGGCCGAAGCGGACGCCCGCTTGCGTGAAAGCCGCCCCACCGCGGTCAACTTGTTCTACGCCCTCGACAGGATGCGGCCCGCTTGGGGAAGCCTCGAGCAGGCCCTCGAGACGGCACGCGCGATCTGGCGTGAGGTGGAGGAGACGGAGCGCGCGATCAGCCGTAACGGCGCGGCGCTTTTGCGGGGGCAGGTCCTGACGCACTGCAACACCGGCCCGCTCGCCACGGGCGGGTACGGGACCGCGCTCGGCGCGATCATTGAGGCCTGGCGGCAGGGGCGGATCACCCACGTGTGGGTGGACGAGACCCGGCCGTACCTGCAAGGGGCGCGCCTCACCGCGTGGGAGCTGCAAAAGGCCGGGGTGCCGGCCACGCTCATCACCGACAACACGGCCGCGTACCTCATGCAGCAGGGCGAGGTGGACGCGGTCATCGTGGGCACCGACCGCATGGCGATGAACGGGGATTTTGCGAACAAGATCGGCACCTACGGTCTCGCGGTGCTCGCGCGCCACCACGGGATTCCCTTCTACCCCGCGCTGCCGTTGAGTTCGGTGGACCCCGCCCTAAAGACCGGGGCGGACATCCCCATTGAGGAACGCAGCCCTGAGGAGGTCACTACGGTGCGCGGCGTGCCCATCGCTCCGGAGGGGTTCCCCGCGCGGCACCCGGCCTTCGACGTGACCCCCCATGCCCTCATTACGGGCATCGTGACCGAGAAAGGCGTGCTGTACCCGCCCTTTGACGAAGCGCTTGGGAGGGCGCTTGGGCTGGATTGA
- a CDS encoding ComF family protein encodes MGWIEALLGIACPGCGRGLDAAGLCTACRKALAPRRRGHLVFLGTYARWGGAVRALKYRGYREVARVLAPVLARGVHEAGWEITAVTAVPTLVWRRLRRGYNPAEVLAQAVAEVLERPYVPVLRRARYTPSQTRRAPQERANLPPDLFRAAPVRGDWLLVDDVWTSGATFARARDALARAGARRVYGAVIAVRNPKAAGLTPV; translated from the coding sequence TTGGGCTGGATTGAAGCGCTGCTAGGGATCGCGTGCCCCGGGTGCGGCCGGGGCTTGGACGCGGCCGGTTTGTGCACCGCTTGCCGGAAAGCCCTCGCCCCTAGGCGACGCGGTCACCTGGTTTTCCTCGGAACTTACGCCCGGTGGGGTGGGGCGGTGCGGGCCTTGAAGTACCGCGGCTACCGGGAGGTCGCGCGGGTGCTGGCGCCAGTCCTTGCGCGCGGGGTGCACGAAGCCGGATGGGAGATCACCGCGGTGACCGCGGTGCCTACCCTCGTCTGGCGGCGCTTGCGGCGCGGGTACAACCCGGCGGAGGTCCTGGCCCAAGCGGTGGCTGAGGTCCTCGAGCGCCCCTACGTCCCGGTCCTAAGGCGCGCGCGGTACACTCCCTCCCAGACCCGAAGGGCTCCTCAGGAGCGCGCGAACCTGCCCCCGGACCTCTTTCGGGCCGCGCCGGTGCGGGGGGACTGGCTCCTCGTGGATGACGTGTGGACGAGCGGCGCGACCTTCGCGCGTGCCCGCGACGCCCTAGCGCGGGCCGGGGCCCGCCGCGTGTACGGCGCGGTCATTGCGGTGCGGAACCCCAAAGCCGCCGGGTTGACTCCCGTATAA
- a CDS encoding sugar phosphate isomerase/epimerase family protein, which yields MWRIGVCTWTFGPLPLEAIAARLEQLGFDGVELYGDVSLDPRATRRLLEAHGLEVYSLTPMNVDLTHPEPWVRRAALDDYARLIEFARALGGARVSCHGHVGRFAPLADRRMEWGWLVEALQTLAETAAQAEVTLVFEVLNRYETHLVHTTAEALELLEAVGHPNLKVLLDAYHMNLEEPDPAAAIRRTGDRLGLVHLADSNRRGIGHGHTDFPALLHALQEVGYTGPLILEVTAPGPDPFTPVKEGDYLAQLEADLKDSLTWLRAC from the coding sequence GTGTGGAGGATCGGCGTGTGCACCTGGACGTTTGGCCCCCTGCCGCTGGAGGCGATCGCGGCGCGCCTCGAGCAACTGGGGTTCGACGGCGTGGAGCTCTACGGCGACGTGAGCCTAGACCCCCGAGCGACGCGGCGGCTGCTGGAAGCGCACGGCCTGGAGGTCTACTCCCTAACCCCGATGAACGTGGACCTGACCCACCCCGAGCCCTGGGTGCGGCGGGCAGCCCTGGATGACTACGCACGCCTCATCGAGTTCGCCAGAGCGCTGGGCGGGGCGCGGGTCTCCTGTCACGGGCACGTGGGCCGGTTCGCGCCCCTCGCCGATAGGCGGATGGAATGGGGTTGGTTGGTGGAGGCCCTCCAAACCCTAGCCGAAACAGCCGCCCAGGCCGAGGTCACGCTCGTGTTCGAGGTGCTGAACCGCTACGAGACCCACCTGGTGCACACCACCGCCGAGGCCCTCGAGCTCCTCGAGGCGGTGGGCCACCCGAACCTCAAAGTCCTGCTCGACGCCTACCACATGAACCTCGAGGAACCCGACCCCGCGGCGGCGATCCGGCGCACGGGGGACCGGCTCGGGCTCGTGCACCTGGCGGACTCGAACCGCCGGGGGATCGGCCACGGGCACACCGACTTCCCCGCCCTCCTCCACGCGCTGCAAGAGGTCGGGTACACCGGCCCCCTCATCCTCGAGGTCACCGCTCCGGGGCCCGACCCCTTCACCCCGGTCAAGGAAGGCGATTACCTCGCCCAGCTCGAAGCGGACCTAAAGGACAGCCTGACCTGGTTACGGGCCTGTTAA
- the ribF gene encoding riboflavin biosynthesis protein RibF produces MILINDPYDAPTGPKIVAIGSFDGVHLGHQYLLRRALREAKRRGLPLLVYTFDPPTKVFVKGVGMLSSMSEKVDLLRELGVEIALVVPFNEAFARRSKDEFLEDLRALEACAIYVGEDFGFGRGRSGTPQDLQAVAPTVTVPLLELGGAPVKSTRIRALLEAGRVEEAKHLLGRPYSARGVVAGGDQLGRTLGFPTANLRVPSFKVLPPGVYAVRVTGPHGTHGGMANVGTRPTVNGRALRLEVHLFGFTGNLYGEELEVAFLKKLRSEQRFESLEALKAQLAQDAEAARRYLGL; encoded by the coding sequence ATGATCCTGATCAACGACCCGTACGACGCCCCCACGGGCCCGAAGATCGTCGCGATCGGGAGCTTCGACGGGGTGCACCTCGGGCACCAGTACCTGCTGCGCCGCGCACTGCGGGAAGCCAAGCGCCGGGGCCTGCCCCTCCTCGTCTACACCTTCGATCCCCCCACCAAAGTATTCGTCAAAGGGGTGGGGATGCTCTCCTCGATGAGCGAGAAGGTGGACCTCCTCCGCGAGCTCGGGGTGGAGATCGCCCTGGTCGTCCCCTTCAACGAGGCCTTCGCCCGCCGCAGCAAGGACGAGTTCTTGGAGGACCTACGGGCCCTCGAGGCGTGCGCCATCTACGTGGGTGAGGACTTCGGGTTCGGGCGGGGCCGTTCCGGCACGCCCCAGGACCTCCAGGCCGTCGCGCCCACCGTCACCGTGCCGCTCCTCGAACTCGGCGGCGCCCCCGTTAAAAGCACCCGGATCCGCGCCTTGCTCGAGGCCGGCCGGGTGGAGGAGGCCAAGCACCTGCTGGGCCGGCCCTACAGCGCGCGCGGCGTCGTGGCCGGCGGGGACCAGCTCGGCCGCACCCTCGGCTTCCCCACCGCGAACCTGCGCGTCCCGAGCTTCAAGGTCCTGCCTCCAGGCGTGTACGCCGTGCGCGTCACGGGCCCCCACGGCACGCACGGGGGCATGGCGAACGTCGGTACCCGCCCCACCGTGAACGGCCGCGCGCTGCGGCTCGAGGTGCACCTCTTCGGGTTCACCGGGAACCTGTACGGGGAGGAGCTCGAGGTGGCGTTCCTGAAGAAGCTGCGTTCTGAGCAGCGGTTCGAGAGCCTGGAGGCCCTCAAGGCCCAGCTCGCCCAGGACGCCGAAGCGGCCCGGCGGTACCTGGGCTTGTGA
- a CDS encoding NUDIX domain-containing protein, with protein MGKRRYLYRGRILNLALEDERYEIVEHKDAVAVLAERDGAVLFVRQYRPAVGHATLEIPAGLIEPGEDPQEAARRELAEEAQLTGQLEYLTQFYVSPGFTDERTYLFRATHLTPARGTPDEDEDLVIEWHDPRAVLERVQAGSEHVSASTLVGLMYAVQGAR; from the coding sequence ATGGGCAAGCGACGCTACCTGTACCGGGGACGCATCCTCAACCTGGCCCTCGAGGACGAACGCTACGAGATCGTGGAGCACAAGGACGCGGTCGCCGTGCTCGCCGAGCGCGACGGCGCAGTCTTGTTCGTGCGGCAGTACCGCCCCGCCGTCGGGCACGCCACGCTGGAGATCCCCGCGGGCCTGATCGAGCCTGGAGAAGACCCCCAGGAGGCCGCGCGCCGCGAGCTCGCGGAAGAAGCCCAGCTCACGGGCCAGCTCGAGTACCTCACGCAGTTCTACGTCAGCCCGGGCTTCACGGACGAACGCACCTACCTGTTCCGCGCCACGCACCTCACGCCCGCCCGCGGCACCCCGGACGAGGACGAGGACCTAGTGATCGAGTGGCACGACCCCCGCGCGGTGCTCGAGCGGGTCCAGGCCGGCAGCGAACACGTCAGCGCCTCCACGCTCGTCGGGCTGATGTACGCGGTACAGGGTGCGCGATGA
- a CDS encoding amidohydrolase, with product MLLVGDVWTMHRGRRAGAVYVDGERIRDVGEAETLRARYPGARVVRAERITPGVADAHVHPLYWGQALAELDLTGLKDPRAVAERVVQRARAVPPGTWIRGRGYLFDAYPTENLLDRAAPAHPVCLLSRDHHAAWVNAKALEASGITAQTPDPPGGRILRDAHGRPTGYLLERAVALVLAHLPEPGPEELERGLQDLARRGYTAAHAMAYEPARVLEWAEALAARGALPLRLWWALPRGEWRTVRPGWRGEDLEVAAVKFFADGALGSRTAWMHAPYPDGSTGMPLDSLEQIREEGRAALEAGFTLAVHAIGTRAVEGVLEVFHALAPLAHRPLRLEHVQHVRDAALPRFSGLPAALSLQPIHAHADLELVRRHTPGREHEAFRLRSLWRTGLAVAFGSDAPVAPPDLAAGLEAAVGGVLPASERLTEAEAVYAFTRGAALAAGWPEYGVILPGARADLGVWEAGRLVARVWRGRLEPVLA from the coding sequence ATGCTGCTGGTTGGGGACGTGTGGACGATGCACCGGGGCCGTCGGGCCGGTGCGGTGTACGTGGATGGCGAACGAATCCGCGATGTGGGAGAGGCCGAGACGCTTCGGGCGCGCTACCCCGGGGCGCGGGTGGTGCGGGCGGAGCGGATCACCCCAGGCGTGGCGGACGCGCACGTGCACCCCCTGTACTGGGGGCAGGCCCTCGCGGAGCTGGACCTCACGGGCCTCAAGGACCCGCGAGCGGTGGCGGAGCGGGTGGTCCAGCGCGCGCGGGCGGTGCCCCCCGGCACCTGGATCCGTGGGCGGGGGTATTTGTTCGACGCGTACCCCACCGAGAACCTGCTGGACCGGGCCGCGCCCGCGCACCCGGTCTGCCTCCTCAGCCGGGACCACCACGCGGCCTGGGTGAACGCCAAAGCCCTCGAGGCCAGCGGGATCACCGCCCAGACCCCGGACCCGCCGGGCGGGCGCATACTGCGCGACGCGCACGGGCGGCCCACCGGGTACCTGCTCGAGCGCGCGGTGGCCCTGGTCCTGGCTCACCTGCCCGAGCCGGGGCCGGAGGAGCTGGAGCGGGGCCTACAGGATCTGGCCCGGCGCGGGTACACCGCCGCGCACGCGATGGCCTACGAGCCGGCGCGCGTGCTGGAGTGGGCGGAGGCCCTCGCGGCGAGGGGCGCGCTTCCGCTGCGGCTGTGGTGGGCCCTGCCGCGTGGCGAGTGGCGCACGGTCCGGCCGGGGTGGCGTGGGGAGGACCTCGAGGTGGCCGCGGTGAAGTTCTTCGCGGACGGGGCCTTGGGGAGCCGCACCGCCTGGATGCACGCGCCTTACCCGGACGGCAGCACCGGGATGCCCCTGGATTCCCTGGAGCAGATCCGGGAGGAGGGCCGCGCGGCCCTCGAGGCTGGGTTCACGCTCGCGGTGCACGCGATCGGCACGCGGGCGGTGGAGGGGGTGCTCGAGGTCTTCCACGCGCTCGCGCCCCTGGCGCACAGGCCTTTGCGCCTCGAGCACGTGCAGCACGTGCGGGACGCGGCGCTCCCGCGGTTTTCCGGCCTGCCAGCCGCGCTTTCCCTCCAGCCGATCCACGCGCACGCGGACCTCGAGCTGGTGCGGCGCCACACGCCGGGCCGGGAGCACGAGGCCTTCCGGTTGCGGAGCCTGTGGCGGACGGGATTGGCGGTGGCCTTTGGTTCGGACGCGCCGGTGGCGCCCCCGGACCTGGCGGCCGGCCTCGAGGCCGCGGTGGGAGGGGTTCTGCCCGCTTCGGAGCGCTTGACGGAAGCCGAGGCGGTGTACGCCTTCACGCGTGGCGCGGCGCTGGCCGCGGGGTGGCCGGAATACGGGGTGATCCTCCCTGGCGCGCGCGCGGATCTGGGGGTTTGGGAAGCGGGACGACTCGTGGCGCGCGTGTGGCGCGGCCGGCTCGAGCCGGTCCTGGCATAG
- a CDS encoding sensor domain-containing diguanylate cyclase — protein MLKAYLELAKRLNRDADRTAFWAGLLEVTGYEQARVFRTLEGRSVLVEAYPERGPCRSPDPEEACRPLSEGLERERILEVPNPVPGRVQSLLVVPLRSPRGPLGVLELVAETAPHPPLTDAERRGIEYLGQVLAARLEAEQAEAKAQAKQRRLAGLLALARAMNTVHNLRELMLALRQGLASSLNFEIMYLALREGEVFRLFYFEDGETPLVGELTHPVAGAPLTRHVIEHGAPLLLEDLSDPKVQARHKVARYRPAGSGLEGRAYMGVPIRYRTFEGVLSVQSSKPNAFSLEDLEHLTTLAALVELALDRVRWEEREAILQGLARLGVYTARPERFLEALVDLALGCWGAQRGGVWARTPTGYVCRAARGEEADELVDLRLDADLELERALYLDATQPPPPALAQLQERLGGARGVVVPLQARAFQGLLAVGWEEGYTLVDWSVADFLAQEVTPFLEAWSLYQRLEQEAIRDPLTGAYNRRYFRLKAEEMLAQGERYGRRFALLVIDLQNFRDVNNHHGHHVGDQVLARLVAVLNRALRKGDLLCRVGGDEFVLLLPEAGREEARQAALRYAEAVRDDPVLARYNVRVNIGIAVYPEDGEDLETLWQLGDARMYRAKARAEAVEVSDP, from the coding sequence ATGTTGAAGGCGTACTTGGAGTTGGCGAAACGCCTGAACCGCGACGCGGACCGCACGGCGTTCTGGGCGGGGCTATTGGAGGTCACGGGGTATGAGCAAGCGCGGGTGTTCCGCACCCTCGAGGGGCGCTCCGTTCTTGTGGAGGCTTACCCGGAGCGAGGCCCCTGCCGTTCCCCGGATCCGGAGGAGGCGTGCCGTCCCTTGAGCGAGGGGCTCGAGCGGGAACGGATCCTGGAGGTTCCCAACCCCGTTCCCGGACGGGTTCAGAGCCTGCTCGTGGTGCCCCTGCGCTCCCCGCGCGGCCCCCTTGGGGTGCTCGAGCTCGTCGCCGAGACGGCCCCCCACCCGCCCCTGACGGACGCGGAGCGGCGCGGCATCGAGTACCTCGGCCAGGTCCTCGCGGCGCGGCTCGAGGCGGAGCAGGCGGAGGCCAAGGCCCAGGCCAAGCAGCGCCGCCTTGCGGGCTTGCTGGCGTTGGCGCGCGCCATGAACACGGTCCATAACCTGCGCGAGTTGATGCTCGCGCTGCGCCAAGGCCTCGCCTCCTCCTTAAACTTCGAGATCATGTACCTTGCCCTGCGCGAGGGCGAGGTGTTCCGGTTGTTCTACTTCGAGGACGGTGAAACGCCCTTGGTGGGCGAGCTTACGCATCCCGTAGCGGGCGCGCCCCTTACGCGCCACGTTATCGAGCACGGCGCGCCCTTGCTGCTGGAGGATCTCTCGGACCCCAAGGTCCAGGCGCGGCATAAGGTGGCGCGCTACCGGCCTGCCGGGAGCGGCTTGGAAGGACGGGCGTACATGGGGGTCCCGATACGCTACCGGACGTTCGAAGGGGTGTTGTCCGTACAGTCCTCCAAACCCAACGCCTTCTCGCTGGAAGACCTCGAGCACCTCACCACCCTCGCCGCGCTGGTGGAGCTCGCGCTGGACCGGGTGCGTTGGGAGGAGCGCGAGGCCATTTTGCAAGGGCTCGCGCGGCTCGGCGTGTACACCGCGAGGCCCGAGCGTTTCCTGGAGGCGCTGGTGGACCTGGCCCTCGGATGCTGGGGCGCGCAAAGGGGCGGGGTGTGGGCGCGCACACCCACAGGGTACGTGTGCCGCGCGGCCCGGGGGGAAGAGGCGGACGAGCTGGTGGACCTGAGGCTCGACGCGGACCTCGAGCTCGAGCGCGCCCTGTACCTGGACGCGACGCAGCCCCCGCCCCCAGCCCTCGCGCAGCTCCAGGAGCGTTTAGGGGGTGCGCGGGGGGTGGTGGTGCCGCTCCAGGCGCGCGCGTTCCAGGGGTTGCTCGCTGTGGGGTGGGAGGAGGGGTACACCCTGGTGGACTGGAGTGTGGCGGACTTCCTAGCACAGGAGGTAACGCCCTTCCTCGAGGCCTGGTCCCTCTATCAGCGGCTCGAGCAGGAAGCGATTCGCGACCCCTTGACCGGGGCGTACAACCGCCGCTACTTCCGATTGAAGGCCGAGGAGATGCTGGCGCAGGGGGAGCGGTACGGGCGGCGCTTCGCCTTGCTGGTGATTGACCTGCAGAACTTCCGGGACGTGAACAACCACCACGGGCACCACGTGGGCGACCAGGTGCTCGCGCGGTTGGTGGCGGTGCTGAACCGCGCGTTGCGTAAGGGGGATTTGTTGTGTCGGGTGGGGGGGGACGAGTTCGTGCTGTTGCTCCCGGAGGCCGGGCGGGAGGAGGCGCGCCAAGCGGCCTTACGCTACGCGGAAGCGGTGCGGGACGACCCGGTCCTAGCCCGGTATAACGTGCGCGTGAACATTGGGATCGCGGTGTACCCGGAGGACGGGGAGGACCTCGAGACCCTGTGGCAGCTCGGCGATGCGCGCATGTACCGCGCCAAGGCCCGTGCGGAGGCCGTGGAGGTTTCGGATCCCTAG